The Desulfovibrio sp. genome contains the following window.
TGACATACCTGGCGCGGCAGGATGACTGCGTGGCCCGGACTGGCGGCGATGAATTTGTCATTGTTGTGGGCAAAACGCAGGGCAAGATCCAGCTTGAGGCCCTTGCAAACAATGTGCTGCATTCGTTGAACCGCTGCTTTTACGTGGACGAATACTCCATCTATCTGAGCGCAAGTATTGGCATTGCTTGCTATCCTGGCGATGGCACAACCGTGGAGGCGCTGATGCAAAGCGCCGACCTTGCCATGTACAGAGCCAAGGCCAAGGGCAAGAACACGTATACGTTTTTTACAGAAGACCTCACGGTGGCGGCCAACGACCGCATGGTCCTGGAAACTGAGCTTTTCCGCGCCATGGACAGTGCCGCCTTTGAGGTGCACTACCAGCCCAAGATTGATATCGCCAACGGCGCAGTTGCAGGCTGTGAAGCTCTGGTGCGCTGGAAGCGCGCTGACGGCACGTGGATTCCTCCCTCAGTGTTTATTCCTCTGGCTGAAGAAACCGGGCTTGTGCGTCGGCTCGACATGTACGTGCTGCGCAAGGCGTGTCGGCAACAAAGGGAGTGGAGGGAGCAGGGCCTTGGGAATGTTCATATGTCAGTGAACATGTCCGGTCGCAGCATCATCGCTGAAACATTTGTGGATGATGTGCTGGACGTGCTGGGCCGGGAAGATGTGCGCCCCGAGCATCTGGGCATGGAAATCACCGAAACGGCCTTTATGTCCAATATGGCGGAGGCGTCGCGGGCCATTGCGGCATTGAGCGAGCAGGGGATACAGATTTATCTGGATGACTTTGGAACCGGGTATTCATCGTTGTACTACCTGCATACCATGCCTATTGCCAGCCTGAAAATCGACAAGTCCTTCATTGACGGTATCAACGCGCCGTTCAATGCTTCCAATGAGCTTGTCAAAACCGTACTGACTCTCGCCTCAGGCCTTGGCATGTCAACAGTGGCAGAAGGCGTTGAAACGCTGGAGCAGCTTGATTTTCTGGCGACCAATGGTTGCGGCGTCATTCAGGGATACATCTTTTCCCAGGCGCTCAGCGGCAGCGATTTTGCAACCTATCTGAAAGGATCTGCCGAGAGTATTGCGGCGGTAATGGCCTAGTCGGCCTGCCTTTCAAGGGCAGTAAAAAGCCCCGCGGGATTATCCTGCGGGGCTTTGGCATTTGCAACGGCTGTGCGCTTTCAGGCGCGGACTAGCGCGCTCCCTTGGGGAAGAGCACAACGCCGACGGTCTTGAACACGATATTTATGTCCAACAGAATGGACATGTTCTTGATGTAGTACAGGTCATATTCCAGTTTACGGCGGGCATCGTCTTCTGACGCGCCGTAAGGATAACACACCTGCGCCCAGCCGGTGAGGCCCGGTTTAACCGTATGCCGCAGGCTGTAGTAGGGTATGGTTTCCTTGAGCTTGGTCACAAAGGCCATGCGCTCGGGGCGCGGGCCGATAAAACTCATGTCGCCCTTCAGGATGTTCCAGATCTGGGGCAGTTCGTCTATGCGCACCTTGCGGATGAACTTGCCGAACTTTGTCACGCGGGCATCGTGGGCGCTGGCCCATACGGCTCCGTTCTTTTCAGCGTCTGCGCGCATGGAGCGGAACTTGTAGACTGTAAATTCCTTTTCAAAAAGGCCCACTCGATCCTGTTTGTAAATGACCGGGCCGGGCGATTCCAGCCGCACCACAATGGCGGTCAGCAGCATGATGGGCGCTGCGGGAATGAGCAGGAGCAATGAAATCAGCACATCGAGGGCACGCTTGAGCCTGCGCAACGAGCCGCGCGTGTTCAGCGAAAAGCCCTCGGTCTGCAACAGCCATTCATCATTGATCTGCGAGAGCGGCAGGCGCTGCACCACGTGCTCGTAAAAACTGCGGATATCCACCACCATGCTGCCGCGCAACTTTGCTTCCAGCAGGTCATGGGCGATGTCGTCGTCAATGGGCGCATCAGGCAGCAGCAGGATCATGGTTGCCTGTTTTTCTTTGGCAATGTCCAGAGCCATGAATGGTGCGCCAAGGCACGGCCCGGCATCAGGCCCCTGATCGCGTTCGCCCACATAGCCAAGAATTTCGGCCTTGGGCAGCCCCTCTGCCAGCAACTGGCGCACCTTGCCCGCGCGGTCCACCCCAACCAGCAAAATGCGTAGCGGGTGGGTGAGCCTTTCGGCATTGAGGTGGTAAATCCAGCGCCAGCCTAGAGAAAAGGCCAGCGAAAGGGCAAAAAGCATGGCCACGGTTTCGCGGTCAAAACGCCAGTGCTGGAAGGCGTAGGAGGCGGTGGCCGAAGAAACAATGCCAAGCAGGCAGGCTACCAGCACACGCCCCACGGTCTCCTTGAAATCCTCGTTGCCCACGCTGTACGCATCAAGGATGTAAAAAAAGAGCATGTAAAAGAAAATGGTAAAGAGCGTAGCGCCCGTATAGTCGTGGAAAATGCTCAGATCGGATTCGACCGTCAGAAAGCCGGTAATGCTGAGTGCCAGCAAAATGCAGACGAGATCCAGAACCTGCAGCATGGCCATGCGGTATGTGCTTATCATAGGGTATCCTCAATGGCGGGCACGCGCATGTCTTCAAGAATGCGCGCGGCCACTTTTTCGGCGTCAAATTCACTCAGGGCCAGTTCCCGTCCGGCCTGCCCCATGCGGGCAATGCTTTCAGGACTGGTGATGAAGGATTCCATAGCGCCTGCCAGCGCCTGCGGATTGCGTACCGGTACAAGGTAACCGTTGACGCCGTCGCGCACAACCTCGCGGCAGCCGGGGGCGTCCGTGACCACAGCGGGGCGACCCATGCTCATTCCCTCCATAATGGAGGTCGGTGTTCCCTCGCGCCAAGAGGGCAGCACAAGCACATGGGCAGCTGCCACATAGGGGCGCACATCGCGTGTTTCACCAAGGTATTCTATGCAGCCCTGTTTCTGCCACGCATCCATCTGTTCCATACTCACGCTGCCGAGGCCTTTTTCCGGCGGGCCGAGCACCTGAAAGCGGGCATCTGGGTACCGGGCCTTGAGCAGGCGCGCGGCTTCGGCATATTCCGGCAAGCCCTTGGCTTCGAGCAATCGCGCCACCAGCAGAAAAACGGGCGAGCCGCTCAGGCGGCCATCGGCGGAATAGTCGGGAAAAGCGCTGGGAGCAAAGCGCTTGGTATCCACTCCGGTGCCGCGCGCTGTAAGCACCCGCGCATTGCGTCCGAGAATGCCCGACTGGCGGAAAACCTGTATGTCGTCCTGATTCTGAAAAAAAACGCCTTCCGCGCCAGAAAGCGCCACGCGGTAGAGCAGGCGGCCCAGAAGGTTGACGCATTTCTTGAAGAAGGAATCAGCCTCAAAGGCATAGCCAAGGCCGGTAATAGTGGCATAAACGTGGGGAACCCCAGCCGCTCTTGCCGCCATGCAGCCGTAGATCACAGGCTTGATGGTAGAGGCGAAAAGCAGGTCTGGCTTTTCGTCCCTGAAAAGGCCGAACAGTTCCCGGGTGGTGCGCAGGTCGCTCAGGGGGTTCAGCCCCTTTCTGTCCAGCGAATAATGGCGCAGGCGCGCACCCTGAGCGGCCAGTGCCGCCTCAGCATCGGCGTCGCCTGGCGGGGCGCAGCAAACTACCTCGTGCCCGGCCTTGCGCATGTGCCGGATCAATACACTCCAGAAGTTGCTCATGGCTTTGGCCTGGTTGCCCAGAACAATGATCTTCATGCTCGGCGCTCTCCCTTGTTCGGCGCTTGCCCTGCGGGCTTGTGTCGCATGCGCAAGCCTATAGCACTACAACCGTGTTATGAAAAGGGGAGAAGCTTTTGCATATATAGGCGGCGCAAGCCGCCGCAGCTTTACAGTCACGCTGCTACAGGGTAAAAGAGCGATGGTTCTGCTGCCCGGGAGTATGTCTTGGCGCAGGCCGGAAATCTGAAAACAGGACGCAAAAATGAGCGCGTATTCCGATCTTACCAAGTCCATGACTGCCCAGCCTTCGCGTTGGCTTATCACCGGCGTTGCGGGCTTTATTGGCTCCAACCTGCTGGAACATCTGCTGAAACTTGGGCAGACCGTGGTTGGTCTGGACAACTTTCTTACCGGCTACCAGAAAAATCTGGACATGGTGCGCGACATCGTTGGCCCAGAAGCGTGGAGTCGGTTTACTTTCATCGAAGGCGACATTCGTGATATCGACACCTGCCACGCCGCCTGCAAGGGCGTGCAGCACGTGCTGCACGAAGCGGCCCTCGGTTCTGTGCCGCGTTCCATCGACGACCCGCTGTTGTCCAACAGCTGCAATATCACCGGTTATCTGCACATGCTTGTGGCCGCGCGCGATGCGGGCGTGAAGAGCTTTGTGTACGCCGCGTCTTCCTCCACCTACGGCGATTCACCCGAACTGCCCAAGGTGGAAGACAAGATCGGCAGCCCGCTTTCCCCTTACGCTGTCACCAAGTATGTGGACGAGCTGTATGCGGACGTGTTCAACCGCT
Protein-coding sequences here:
- a CDS encoding sugar transferase, translated to MISTYRMAMLQVLDLVCILLALSITGFLTVESDLSIFHDYTGATLFTIFFYMLFFYILDAYSVGNEDFKETVGRVLVACLLGIVSSATASYAFQHWRFDRETVAMLFALSLAFSLGWRWIYHLNAERLTHPLRILLVGVDRAGKVRQLLAEGLPKAEILGYVGERDQGPDAGPCLGAPFMALDIAKEKQATMILLLPDAPIDDDIAHDLLEAKLRGSMVVDIRSFYEHVVQRLPLSQINDEWLLQTEGFSLNTRGSLRRLKRALDVLISLLLLIPAAPIMLLTAIVVRLESPGPVIYKQDRVGLFEKEFTVYKFRSMRADAEKNGAVWASAHDARVTKFGKFIRKVRIDELPQIWNILKGDMSFIGPRPERMAFVTKLKETIPYYSLRHTVKPGLTGWAQVCYPYGASEDDARRKLEYDLYYIKNMSILLDINIVFKTVGVVLFPKGAR
- a CDS encoding NAD-dependent epimerase/dehydratase family protein, whose protein sequence is MSAYSDLTKSMTAQPSRWLITGVAGFIGSNLLEHLLKLGQTVVGLDNFLTGYQKNLDMVRDIVGPEAWSRFTFIEGDIRDIDTCHAACKGVQHVLHEAALGSVPRSIDDPLLSNSCNITGYLHMLVAARDAGVKSFVYAASSSTYGDSPELPKVEDKIGSPLSPYAVTKYVDELYADVFNRCYGFSSVGLRYFNVFGQRQDPYGAYAAVIPQWFASLIKKETVFVNGDGETSRDFCYIDNVVQANLLASFAQGEATNKIYNVAFGQRTTLNELFDLIKEEVARHKPEVMSAECVHRDFRAGDVRHSLADIGRAEKLLGYGPQFDVRQGLRLAGDWYAANL
- a CDS encoding glycosyltransferase family 4 protein; its protein translation is MKIIVLGNQAKAMSNFWSVLIRHMRKAGHEVVCCAPPGDADAEAALAAQGARLRHYSLDRKGLNPLSDLRTTRELFGLFRDEKPDLLFASTIKPVIYGCMAARAAGVPHVYATITGLGYAFEADSFFKKCVNLLGRLLYRVALSGAEGVFFQNQDDIQVFRQSGILGRNARVLTARGTGVDTKRFAPSAFPDYSADGRLSGSPVFLLVARLLEAKGLPEYAEAARLLKARYPDARFQVLGPPEKGLGSVSMEQMDAWQKQGCIEYLGETRDVRPYVAAAHVLVLPSWREGTPTSIMEGMSMGRPAVVTDAPGCREVVRDGVNGYLVPVRNPQALAGAMESFITSPESIARMGQAGRELALSEFDAEKVAARILEDMRVPAIEDTL